Part of the Rhinoraja longicauda isolate Sanriku21f chromosome 22, sRhiLon1.1, whole genome shotgun sequence genome, GAGACGGCCTTTAGGTTCTTGAGGAAGGCGCAGGGCAGCAACAGCGCCGTGGCCAGGATGGACCAGGACTTTTGGGAGATGGGGAGGTTGGGGAAACTGTTATACATCAGATTGCCGCTTACAACCACGTATAATACACAGGTCATGATCAGCTCAATGATCTGGGCGACATTCACCACTCTGCCCCCCAGCCTGGGGAAGCGGGGGGCGCAGCAAGCATTGGCCACGTCTACATAAGAGTCCCTGACCCTCACCAACACACCGTCCTCGTTCTCCTCGTACAGGCAGGCGATCAGAATCTTCCCCGTGTAGCAGCACACCACAGCAGCGAAAATGATCAAAAATAATCCTAGATACCCTCCGTGAAGGATGGCATAAGGCAGGCCCAGAACGAACATACCCTGAAAAACAGCAGGAAAGTGAACACATCCCCGCCCAGCGGCTTAGCGCTCAATCTGACCATAAACAGGTCGCCCGCTCGTTACAGTGGCAACGCATTCACAACACTGCTTACATGGAGCACAGAAGTTAGGTGGGGTGAACATTAACTTGGAAATAACTGCAATTTCATTAAATATATGATATTTAATCTATATTTGGACTATTTTAACTGCTTGTGGTACAGGTGATTTATCTATGGGGCTAATTAACTACATCGGTTTAGTTATCGCCCCTTGGGTTTATCCTGGCGCGGCTCGGACGCATTGAATTCGCGATCAGGGGGTATTAAATAGACCGGTAACGCATCTACCGGTGCAGTAAGGGCGGCCAGACCGGGGTTCGGTGGTCGGCGGGGGGAGggttgtgggagtgggggtgCGGGGGGCGGCGGGGTAAggcggggggagggttgggggagtgggggtgcgggGGGCGGCGGGGTAAggcggggggagggttgggggagtggaggtgcggggagggggggttgggggagtgggggtgcgggGGGCGGGCGGGGGGAGGGCTGTAGAAGTCGGGGTGCGGGCAGCTTTACCTGGATGGCGTTGGTCACATTCCAGCCCGCTTCCCACGCCGTGATCGTGGGCTTGTCCTGGGCCGCCAGCTCGGTGATGGGCTCGGTGCCCTTCGAGGTGGACAAGGGCAGCCCGACCCCGGCTCCAGCTCCAGCCCCGGCTCCGTCCGCAGCGCCGGCCCCGTCCCGCTGGTAGTGGCTGTCGCCCAAGCCCAGATCCCCCGCTCGCCCGGACTCTTCCTCGTCCTTCAAGATGTCCATCTGCAGCCCCTGGCGATGCTCATAGTCCAGGTCGTCGCAACGTGCGAAGCCGACCGCCTCCTCGTTGGTGGCGGCTTGGAAGCCCAAACGGGCGAACACCCCGCTCACCTTCGCCTGAGACTTGTTCGACACCGTTGTGGCCACGTTGGACAGTTTACTCCTGATCAACGTCGCCATGGCTGCTGTGTTGTGCTGGGCTGtgttctgctctgctctgctgggCTCTGCTCTGCTGTGTTGCGGGGCGGTGCGGGGCGGTCGGCGAGCACTTGTGCTGCTAATGTGTGTGCGTTCCCTCCAGCCCCAAACTGCTATCTGCCCTTCCCACTGTCCGAGTTGCCGCTGCACTGCGTGTTAGCGCGGGACCATGGCAGCTTCCACAGGAGCGGCCGCTCAAACTCCCGCCAGCTGACTGTCTGTGTGCGCCGGGCAGGGACTCGGGCACAAGctccgtgtgtgcgtgtgtccgtctctgtctgtgtctgcgCCCGTCTGGTCCCCGCTGTGTGCCGCCCACAAGCCGCGCGATGCCGTTGCTGGCGCGCACGGACCGACAGGACGAATGAGAGGGACGCGCCGGCGGTATGACAACGGCAGAGCGTGGCGTTGCCCCAGCGCGCCCCCGACCCGCaacgcccctctccccctcacacccctcaccccttctcccctcaccccctctcctctcacccctctccccctgccgtgGGAGGGCCCGGCCCCCAACGCCCCGCCTTGGCCGCACTTCGCTAACCCCGGGTTCATACAAGACACACGCACATGAACCCCGGAGCTACAtacatgacacacacacacacacacaggaggggaggggttgggggggttggggacgggggggggtggggacggggtttgggggggtggggacggggttgGGGGACGGGGTTGGAGGGGGTTGGGGACGGAGttcggggggtggggacggggttggggggtgttgggggggggttggggggaggggggttgggaggaggggagtgaggtaGAATTCTGCGTTAACTATTCCATCCTACCTTTGGTTGAGTCAACAAAAGCGCAAGATGTTCATCTTTCATCTACAGATCAGCGATGAACTTCAACGCGCTGTCGGCAGAAGTACTGAGATATGTGCTTTATTTACTCGTGTTGTGGGCATTAATTTGTGGATCTTGTGTTTATTATGTATTTcgtgtaagagggaactgcagatatgaTCAGTTATCTGTGTACATTGTGTGGACAGGCTTGTTAAGCGGCTGCAAGTAAGACTGGCATTGTTCTGTTGACGGTACATTTAACAACAAGACACTCTAGACTCTTGGAGTTAGTTTGGCGGATCGACTGCTCGCGGGGTTACTTATTCCAAAGGCGGTACAAAGAGTGAACGTTGCCGGCGTTGCTCTGATGGGCGGCTCGGTGTCCCCGCCGCCGCTCCGGGCTCAGCTGGTCCTGAGCTAAACTCCGGGGGCAATAAAACGCATCATGATATCGCCGCGGAATTGGCGCCGCTTCCTTGGGTGAGATATCAGCAAATCCAGAGTATTTGATTTGGAAATCCCGGTTAGTAATCCGGCACGACATCTTGTACAGACAGCGGCCTCGGCCAGATTCCGCACTGAGGACTTTTGTCATTTTGCTTTCTTTCAGAAAAAAGTCGTTCCGCGTCGCGTTCTGTACATTTGCTGTCTATGTTCCTACATTCACACATCCAcccagtcccgacccgaaacgtcacctatccatgttctccacagatgctgcctgacccactgagtttactccagcactctgtgtcttttttttctttccattNNNNNNNNNNNNNNNNNNNNNNNNNNNNNNNNNNNNNNNNNNNNNNNNNNNNNNNNNNNNNNNNNNNNNNNNNNNNNNNNNNNNNNNNNNNNNNNNNNNNNNNNNNNNNNNNNNNNNNNNNNNNNNNNNNNNNNNNNNNNNNNNNNNNNNNNNNNNNNNNNNNNNNNNNNNNNNNNNNNNNNNNNNNNNNNNNNNNNNNNNNNNNNNNNNNNNNNNNNNNNNNNNNNNNNNNNNNNNNNNNNNNNNNNNNNNNNNNNNNNNNNNNNNNNNNNNNNNNNNNNNNNNNNNNNNNNNNNNNNNNNNNNNNNNNNNNNNNNNNNNNNNNNNNNNNNNNNNNNNNNNNNNNNNNNNNNNNNNNNNNNNNNNNNNNNNNNNNNNNNNNNNNNNNNNNNNNNNNNNNNNNNNNNNNNNNNNNNNNNNNNNNNNNNNNNNNNNNNNNNNNNNNNNNNNNNNNNNNNNNNNNNNNNNNNNNNNNNNNNNNNNNNNNNNNNNNNNNNNNNatgttgaccttcattgcgagaggatttgagtttagaagcaaggatgtcgtactgcatttgtacagggccctggtgagaccgcagctggagtattgtgtgcaattttggtctcctaatttggggaaggacgttcttgctatcgagggagcgcagcgtagattcaccaggttaattcccgggatggcgggactgacatatgatgaaagaatgggtcgactgggcttgtattcactggaatttagaaagacgagaggggatcttatagaaacatataaaactcttagaggattggacagggtagatgcaggaaaaatgtccccgatgttgggggagtccagaaccaggggtcacagtttaagaataaggggtaggccatttaggactgagatgagaaaaataatcacccagaaagttgtgaatctgtggaattcactgccacagaaggcagtggaggccaattcactggatgttttcaagcgagagttagatttagctcttagggaatcaatggatatggggaaaaagccgaaacggggaactgattttaaatgatcagccatgatcatattgaatggcggtgctggcccgaacggccaaatggcctactcctgaacatattttctatgtttcccctcaccccctctcccctattccttatccccccctcccctcgcccctctcccctctcctcctctcccctctcccctctcccctctcccgctctccctctcctctccctctcccctctcccctctcccctctcccctctccctctcccctcccactccccctctccccctctcccctctcccgggCCGGCGTGATGGGAGTTATCCTGTTGACCTTCACACAAAGAGGTTCGGCTGATAACCGGGGTAATCTCCGTGTCCCTCGCCGGGTTTGTGCGCGGCGCCCCCCCGGTTCGCTGGGACGGATCACATCGACCTCTATGAAACATAGCACGGTTTACACAGATATCCGAGCCGCCCGTAGCACAGTGTTAGACTGGTCTAGCTGCGGTGATGTATTTACATCTTCATCGTACAATAAAAGAGACAACGATTTATTTGCAATGTTTGATTCGGATAGTTTGGAGCCGTCACCGGTCCGGTCACTTCGTGCAGCAGGTTCGCATGTCCTTGGTATATTTAGTTCCCGTGTTAGCTGGCAGATGATGGGATAAATGTCACAGATAGTGCGCTGGTTCTGAGCGGAGCTTTCTCTGGTTTTGCTTAAATTCCGCTGCGATTATCAAATGAAGCTTCCCACTCTAGTAAAAGCGACGATATCGCCGCGGACACTCTGAATGTCACGGAGTTAATTCCAACAAATATATTTTATGCTTTATGTTCGAGCGTAATTAAATATTTACTCGAAAGTACTATTGCCGAACGATTGGGTTTCTGGCGAGTGGGACAGGCGAGCGTGAGGAAGACGGAATTAAACCGAATTCCAACAGTGCAGAATGTTCTCAATATCTCGGCTCGGCCTTGCTCAAAACCCTCTCTCTGTTTGGCACAAACAAAGATTGTCCGTGGCCCGAGGAAAGAGAAATGTAGCACAGGTTTCCCGTTGCAAATTGTAAAACAGGAATATGTTCAGCCGGGAAATACATTGAAACGCGAAGGGCAGATTTTCGATTAATGCAAAACGTGCGACTAAATTTTAATATAACGCCAACATTAAATGCACATATAAATGTTGAGAGTTTGAGCTATAAATGAAAATTCCAAATGTATGAAACTAAATTTGAAGGCAGGGAAACGTTAGTTTTTAAGCGACGTTTTTTTAGTGTAATATTTTGCTGGCCCGTTCATATTATTTGTTCATATTGTTTTAGCAGATGTCATTATGTAGCGCGCTTTGGCATGCAGCAACATAATCGTACAGCGACTGCTACGATATTGCCCATGTTCACGTGTAATATCGCCGCAGTCAGCGGCTCTGGAATTCGTTTCAATGGAACGACTGAAATGAGCACAATCCCcgagtgatttattcacaaaatgctggagtaactcaggcaggtcaggcagcatctcaggagagaatgaatgggcgacgtttcgggtcgagacccttcttcatctcctgagatgctgcctgacctgctgagttactccagcatgttgtgaacaaataccttcgatttgtaccagcatctgcagttattttcttacaatcccCGAGTGAAACGCTCTCGCTTTTCCACGTTCAGAATCTGCGCTCTTTGTAAATAATCAAGTTGCCAGCTTCAAGTATTTATTTTCTTGGGAGTTATCTGATTTACAAATGTGCTGATTCTGTGGGTTTTTTAAATCGGCATCGTAAGGTGAATTCGCATTTATAAAACGCAACCACAAACGATCCTCACGGCAAAGTGTGCGAACTGTTCATATGGAATCCAATTGACAGATTAGTGAGAGATCTGTGTGGGGGTGGGAAGATCAGACCTGACTGGATCTCGTTGCCACAGAAACATTGAAGGTGTTTTGCTTTCGAATACACTCGAAAATCAAACGCaaaacgacccgaaacgtcgtctgcccttccctccacagtgctgcctgaccggctgagttcctccagcactttgcgctttgttcaagattccaagcatctgcagtttctccaatTTATCTTCAAGCCGCAGAAACGAGGAAATGCAGGCGCTGGAATCCCGAGCaaagcacaaaagtgctggaggaactcagcaggtcgggcagcatctgtggtgggaagagGCAGGCGACGttgagcatcagtggagggaatggacggacggtGTTTGTGGTCGGGACTGAAGATAAATTCACTGAGTTAACTAGGAGTGAGCAGTGTATTCAAACAGACAGATACGTTTATTCCCTCGGTACGAATGTCAAACTGGATTAACACGACATGCCAGAAATACCCAACCCGATGGCAACTGTTCTGTTTTAGAAAATTATACAtctattttaatttcaaataGGTCTTCATTCTTTTGTCACTTGATTTCTACGAAAAGTAGATGGGAGTTAAAAGGAAGCATCGCGTCCACGTTTAGCAACGAATACATCTCCCCTCACCAGTGGCCACGTCTTTCACAACACTCGATCCTTCATTTATTGATTACCAAAGGTAAATGATAATCACGCTGTGCCGAGCCGAACGGGAAGAAAATCGCagcgaaagggagagaggggagaggggggagagaaggggagggggagagaggggagggggagagagggaggagagagggaggggaggagagagggagggggagagggggggagagaggggaggaggagagggagaggggagggaggggagagggagggagggagaggaggggagggaggagggggagtgggagaggggatggggagagggggaggggagaggggaggaggagagaggggagggagggagggagagagggagggaaggtgggtaggaggaggtgagggagggatggaggggggagtgaggagggggagtgatGGGTACACCAACCTACAACAGTGGTcaggtcaagagtatttaattgtcaaatgtaccagcGACTGAACAATGAACTACAACGATATATTGTGGAAAACACGAGGGAAATGTAGTCTGGTGCAGATAACGTTGCACATTCCACCCCAGGTCACCTTGCTTATTTCCCCTCCTCCACACGCTCAGCTTCCATCCCCCAGTTCCATATTTCTCTTTCATCccgccccttcctctctccctgtccTCATCTGTTACACaccactccttctctctctccgtaTCTGACACCTCGTCTCTTTTTCACCTCTCGCCCTTTGccgcctcctccccccatctgccaatcactccctcgcctgtatccaccccagcccccactccccccaccctcacctctcttcTCCAGCGTTCTCTCCCCCAAACCATCACGTATGTCCatccctcccacagatgctgcccgacccgttgagcgcctccagcactttgagttttgcttcttttttcacagatgctgctgaaacagtttgtttttccagcattttctgattttgttcCAGATAGGAATGGTTTGGTAGAGAGTCTGGAGTATTGTTATGCAAATACTTTACTTATGTAGGCCTGCAAGGTTAATCAATCGACCGGTACATTGCTACCACAAACGCCAATCCCTCCACAAAACCATTTTACACAAAGGTGATCCAACTCTTTCTGAACAGAGCCCCAACCAGTATCTCTCTggccctcacactctctcccccccccccccccc contains:
- the slc32a1 gene encoding vesicular inhibitory amino acid transporter: MATLIRSKLSNVATTVSNKSQAKVSGVFARLGFQAATNEEAVGFARCDDLDYEHRQGLQMDILKDEEESGRAGDLGLGDSHYQRDGAGAADGAGAGAGAGVGLPLSTSKGTEPITELAAQDKPTITAWEAGWNVTNAIQGMFVLGLPYAILHGGYLGLFLIIFAAVVCCYTGKILIACLYEENEDGVLVRVRDSYVDVANACCAPRFPRLGGRVVNVAQIIELIMTCVLYVVVSGNLMYNSFPNLPISQKSWSILATALLLPCAFLKNLKAVSKFSLLCTLSHFVINVLVIAYCLSRARFWAWDKVRFYIDVKKFPISIGIIVFSYTSQIFLPSLEGNMKSPKEFHSMMNWTHIAACILKGLFALVAFLTWADATKEVITDNLPSTIRAVVNIFLVSKALLSYPLPFFAAVEVLEKSFFQEGRIAMFTNCYGSDGKIKSWGLALRCVLVVLTLLMAMFIPHFALLMGLTGSLTGAGLCFLLPSLFHLKLQWRQLQWHHVFFDVSIFVIGSICSVSGFIHSLEGLIEVYDTNASD